The sequence GTGTTAGCTTGGTCATCACAGCCACACTCTGACATCGCGCGGCGATATCCATACCAAGGGACCGCAGATAGGTGCCTGAACCGCAGCGAACATCGACATCGAGATGGGGGTATTCATACCGTGTCACTTTGATTGAATCGATCCAAACTCGACGGGTGGGCATCTCAAACTGCTCACCCCGGCGCATCCGTTGATGGGCGCGCTCCCCATCGATCCATATTGCCGAATGACCGGGAGGAGTTTGGTCGATCCAGCCGTGGAGATGGTCGCAGGCGATCTGAATTTCTGCCATGGTAGGTTGCGGCGCGTCGGCAAGTGCCACAATCGGCTCTTCGAGATCGCCCGAGGTACTGCTGACGCCCAATTCGAACCGGGCGACGTATCGTTTGGCGTGTTGGAGCATCCATGGTGTCAGGCGTGCGGCGGCACCCACGGCGATGACAACGAGCCCGTCCGCCAGGGGGTCGAGCGTCCCAGTATGGCCGACCTTGAGCTTGCGATCGTTGAGTTCGCGGCGGAGTCGGCGCTGGACTCGATTGACGAGTTCGCGAGACGTCATTCCATAGGGTTTGATGTAGGGTAAAAAGCCGAACGAATGCGTTCGACTGTGCAGTGCAGAATTCATCCGTGAGATATCGGTTGCAGGTAGCGGAGATGGCGCAGGTATGCCGCAGATAGGCTTGCTAAAACGGCTTCGACGAGGATAAACATCAGTCGCGCCGCGATGACAGCGAGCAACGCATGAGTTTGTCCAATCAAGGGCGCGAGCACGAGCAGGGTCACATACTCGCGAACTCCCGCCCCGCCGGGTAGCAGTGAGACAAACCCCAGCACCATGCCCAATGAGATTGCGGCGGTAGCGACTGTCACGATTTGAGTCGCCGACGGGAGCGGGGCGAATGACGGGATTGCCGTGATCAACATTGCAAACGATAGCCCGATGAGCACCCAGGAAACGAGCGATAGCAGCCAGCATTGACCTAGCAATGACCAGGTGATGGTGGTTGAGGCAATGCCGCCATCGGGACTGGAGGCGAGCTTGCGGCGGGCAGCGATGAAAGCCAATATCCGGCGCAAAATTGGCGGGCAAACGGGTATCAACGACAATCCAGCCATCGCTGCTGCGCAGCCACGGACCCAAGTGGGCAGTGGGGATTGCCATAGCAACACACCTGCGACGGCAGCCCCAACACCCATCATCACAAGAGTTTCAAAAAACACGCTGCTCGTGGCTCGCCCCAGTGGCCGGCCCGTGTCCCGCTGTGGCGGCCCACTTTCGTTCGCTCCAGATCCGGCAGCCGCTTCCACGACACTTGTGCCCGACTGAGGTAGGATCGCGCCCACTCGCAGAAACACAACCATGGCTTTGCCAGGAATGTATTTGCCCGCGTGCCCGAGCAGCTGCGCGGCGATCGCCCTTCGCAGCGTGCAGGAGACCGCAAGTGCCTTCAAGCAGCAATGCAGTACGCAGCCGGGCGGCACGAGGCCACAGGCATACAGCAAACCAGCCAAACTGACTCGCTCCCAGCGCACATTGGCCAAAGAGGGCAGCGAGGACTCACGACGCTCGGCGTCTCTTGCCAAGGCTGCCGAGACCAGCGGATCCGGCTCGGCGGCCGCGTCACTTCGTAGCCGCTGAGCCTCGGTTTTTAATACAGACGTTTCGGCTTGCCATCGCTCAACCGCTTTGCTCGCCGCACTGACCAAGCCGATCAGGACGAGCAGGAAAACGGCACGTTGAATCCAGGCAAGCCAAGACACAGTGGGACTATTCGTCCACCAACGGATCTTGTTTTTCCGTGATCACTTCACATTTTTCGGATTCCGTCGCGTTAATTTCGATGTAGTTTTTCCATTCGTCAGGTAGATTGTCTTCGTGGAAGATCGCTTCGACGGGGCACTCCGGAACACATGCTTCGCAATCGATGCATTCCTCAGGGTGGATATACAACATTTGCTCGCCCTCGTAGAAACACTCCACCGGACAAACGACGACACAATCGGTGTACTTGCATCCCGAGCAGGGTTCGGCGACGACGTGCATAACTTTTTACCTTAGTTTATTTTGAAAAAACAACTGTGATTGAGGGGCCATGACAAGTAGTCGTGGTATCGGCAACCCCGTCGAGTATCGGCCTCGTGGCCGCCAAACTTCGCTTAAAAAAGTCGCCGCCGAGTACAGATCGATCAACCCACTCGATCACTAGCAGCCTATTTTGCCTATTTGTCAGGCTTCGGCCAACCGGCCAACAACGAAAATTCCAACTTAATTTCTTATTGACCTTCTACTTCGAAATCCGAACTCCGTGAATTCGCACCCCGATCCGAAGCCTGCCGACCCGGCGCCTGCCGACCCGATGACGCCCAGCGATGTTGCAGCCCCCGCCACTGCTGAGTCGGCAACGCTGCGAACGAAACCCAACCGCCATTTCCCATTCTTGTCGCGACACCCCTGGGTGCTGGCGACGGCGATTGCATCACCACGCACCGCGGCGGCTTCGTCGAGCAAAACTTCGCAGCAAAAAGAACAGCGTACGCATGAGAAACAAGATGGCTCGCTCGCAGCTTCCGACGG comes from Allorhodopirellula heiligendammensis and encodes:
- a CDS encoding lysylphosphatidylglycerol synthase domain-containing protein, with the protein product MSWLAWIQRAVFLLVLIGLVSAASKAVERWQAETSVLKTEAQRLRSDAAAEPDPLVSAALARDAERRESSLPSLANVRWERVSLAGLLYACGLVPPGCVLHCCLKALAVSCTLRRAIAAQLLGHAGKYIPGKAMVVFLRVGAILPQSGTSVVEAAAGSGANESGPPQRDTGRPLGRATSSVFFETLVMMGVGAAVAGVLLWQSPLPTWVRGCAAAMAGLSLIPVCPPILRRILAFIAARRKLASSPDGGIASTTITWSLLGQCWLLSLVSWVLIGLSFAMLITAIPSFAPLPSATQIVTVATAAISLGMVLGFVSLLPGGAGVREYVTLLVLAPLIGQTHALLAVIAARLMFILVEAVLASLSAAYLRHLRYLQPISHG
- a CDS encoding indolepyruvate ferredoxin oxidoreductase subunit alpha encodes the protein MHVVAEPCSGCKYTDCVVVCPVECFYEGEQMLYIHPEECIDCEACVPECPVEAIFHEDNLPDEWKNYIEINATESEKCEVITEKQDPLVDE
- the truB gene encoding tRNA pseudouridine(55) synthase TruB gives rise to the protein MNSALHSRTHSFGFLPYIKPYGMTSRELVNRVQRRLRRELNDRKLKVGHTGTLDPLADGLVVIAVGAAARLTPWMLQHAKRYVARFELGVSSTSGDLEEPIVALADAPQPTMAEIQIACDHLHGWIDQTPPGHSAIWIDGERAHQRMRRGEQFEMPTRRVWIDSIKVTRYEYPHLDVDVRCGSGTYLRSLGMDIAARCQSVAVMTKLTRSEVGPFEIASAVGTVPPDDPPPMNREQLAEGLSPMAIIGDLRQAIQAPVVGLAHLPSMHLDSDDVERLRHGLPISGEPQMPSQQDLGLTGARAESLDRHSGEASAVQPVVEECIAKDGQGDLVAVLRIKRGLWAPYRVFAPSR